A genomic stretch from Telmatocola sphagniphila includes:
- a CDS encoding barstar family protein, whose protein sequence is MKLQSLLKPGQPNQHLLILATNDAYDALRALGHDPKNNCSVRFLRGSKCADRAGFFDEAAAALQLGPHFGENWDAFHDSLSELPNIHSETVILVVLEAGSFLESPKDALTNFQTVVKEVVAEWAKPAAGKPVRNLHIVYQAETDKILGTKLPGLVKLA, encoded by the coding sequence ATGAAACTGCAATCTCTGCTCAAACCGGGTCAGCCGAATCAGCACCTGCTTATACTGGCCACCAACGATGCATACGACGCGCTCCGGGCATTGGGGCACGATCCGAAGAATAACTGCTCGGTCCGCTTCCTCCGCGGAAGTAAGTGCGCTGATCGGGCGGGATTCTTCGACGAAGCCGCCGCGGCATTACAATTGGGCCCTCACTTCGGTGAAAACTGGGATGCCTTCCACGACAGCTTGTCGGAATTGCCGAACATTCACTCGGAGACGGTAATTTTGGTGGTGCTGGAAGCGGGCAGTTTTCTGGAGTCGCCTAAGGATGCGCTTACAAACTTCCAGACAGTAGTGAAGGAAGTCGTTGCCGAATGGGCCAAACCGGCAGCCGGAAAGCCGGTGCGGAACCTGCATATCGTCTATCAAGCCGAGACGGATAAAATTCTCGGCACGAAGTTACCCGGTCTTGTGAAATTAGCCTGA
- a CDS encoding glutathione peroxidase gives MRRISLLVMFCLTLPFAAFTLGGENLVSNALSFKMKSIDGKEVDLSEYKGKVVLFVNVASKCGYTPQYEGLQKLYKTYEKEGLVVIGIPANEFGAQEPGTDEEISKFCSSKYNVTFPMMSKVVVKGSGICPLYDYLTTKTDAKFHGPIGWNFEKFLVNRNGEVVGRYASKVKPESDELVKAIKVELEKK, from the coding sequence ATGCGTCGAATCAGTCTGTTGGTTATGTTCTGCCTCACACTTCCCTTCGCCGCTTTCACCCTGGGAGGAGAAAACCTCGTGTCCAATGCATTAAGCTTCAAGATGAAAAGCATTGACGGTAAAGAGGTCGACCTGTCCGAATACAAAGGCAAGGTCGTCCTGTTCGTCAACGTCGCCAGCAAGTGCGGCTACACGCCGCAGTACGAAGGTCTGCAAAAGCTGTATAAGACCTACGAAAAAGAAGGACTTGTCGTGATCGGCATTCCCGCCAACGAATTCGGCGCTCAGGAACCGGGCACCGATGAAGAAATCTCCAAATTCTGCTCCAGCAAGTACAACGTCACCTTCCCGATGATGTCAAAAGTGGTGGTCAAGGGCTCAGGCATCTGCCCACTGTACGACTATCTCACCACCAAGACCGACGCCAAGTTCCATGGCCCCATCGGCTGGAACTTTGAGAAGTTCCTGGTCAATCGCAATGGCGAAGTGGTCGGCCGCTACGCCAGCAAGGTGAAGCCGGAATCGGATGAACTGGTGAAGGCCATTAAGGTCGAACTCGAAAAGAAGTAA
- a CDS encoding DUF4394 domain-containing protein, which translates to MISFSWKHRRSNDFFSNFFGNPPLSSSAFVSHLRVEELEQKNTVSTMMGVTGDNMLVSFNTNSPNVITNSVNITNLAGTTGEEQVVGLSYRPRTGQLYGIGVETVNNQDLLRLYMINPLTGVATQVGSNSITLPPALYYEVSINPAADVLRVESTADVNIRVNLNNGSLISSDTTFKPASLLIDGIAYDRNFNGNLGTNGTTLYGIARNGNQLVTIGGINQNPSPNNGAVTSIGPLGVNISPTAGVGFVIPPSGTAGGTGYAVLTDNNTNLTGLYAINLATGAAIKVGNVGSGTTPLNGLAAVPNSVIAVGSGPGTNADVRVVNGNTGEQLMAISPFNGYLGGVSVALGDVNRDSVPDIIVGAGAGAPGGHVKVYDGATGNLIYSFLAFPGFTGGVQVASGDVNGDGYADIIVAAEGSSGAQVKIFSGQNGTLLSSFGAYPGYNGQFAIAAGDINGNGLSEIVTAAAANGHIKIFNAQGGGATTPGIPNSFLENNGVYRNLSVAVGDVNFDGRPDIIVGEQYGDGLIKVFSGANGSQILNFNAYPGGATGGVNVAVGDVTSSGEYSIRTMPAGTGNLASLGAFSGFDASTQAAFTPFLNYAGSASIAGYRVS; encoded by the coding sequence ATGATTAGTTTCTCCTGGAAGCATCGCCGAAGCAATGACTTCTTTTCAAATTTCTTTGGGAATCCCCCGCTGTCGAGTTCGGCATTCGTCTCCCACCTTCGCGTCGAAGAATTGGAACAGAAAAATACGGTCAGTACGATGATGGGTGTCACTGGCGATAATATGCTGGTCTCCTTCAATACCAATAGCCCGAATGTTATCACCAACTCGGTTAACATCACCAATCTGGCCGGAACCACGGGTGAAGAACAGGTCGTCGGACTCTCCTACCGGCCGCGTACCGGACAGCTGTACGGCATAGGCGTCGAAACGGTTAATAATCAGGACTTGCTTCGCCTTTACATGATCAATCCCCTGACGGGAGTGGCGACTCAGGTAGGATCCAACAGCATCACGCTGCCTCCGGCGCTCTACTATGAAGTGAGCATCAATCCCGCAGCCGATGTCCTGCGCGTGGAAAGCACGGCCGATGTCAACATTCGCGTGAATCTCAATAACGGTTCTTTGATTTCCTCCGATACCACTTTCAAACCGGCCAGCCTATTGATCGATGGCATCGCTTACGACCGAAATTTCAACGGCAACTTGGGTACTAACGGCACAACGCTTTATGGCATCGCCCGCAATGGAAACCAATTGGTGACCATCGGCGGCATCAACCAGAATCCCAGTCCCAACAACGGCGCGGTCACTTCAATCGGACCATTAGGTGTGAACATCAGCCCGACGGCCGGTGTCGGTTTTGTGATTCCTCCTTCGGGAACTGCCGGTGGGACCGGCTATGCGGTGCTCACCGACAACAACACCAATCTGACAGGCCTTTATGCCATTAATCTCGCCACCGGCGCAGCGATCAAAGTCGGCAATGTCGGTTCCGGAACGACACCGCTCAATGGCTTGGCGGCGGTGCCCAATAGCGTCATTGCGGTCGGTTCCGGTCCGGGTACCAATGCCGATGTTCGAGTTGTCAATGGCAACACCGGCGAACAGTTGATGGCGATCTCACCGTTCAATGGTTACCTGGGTGGTGTCAGTGTCGCCTTGGGAGATGTCAATCGCGATTCTGTTCCGGATATCATTGTCGGCGCGGGCGCTGGGGCGCCAGGTGGGCATGTGAAAGTCTACGACGGGGCCACCGGAAATCTGATCTACAGTTTCCTGGCCTTCCCGGGATTCACCGGCGGTGTTCAAGTTGCATCCGGCGACGTCAACGGCGATGGCTATGCCGACATTATTGTGGCGGCCGAAGGGTCCTCCGGGGCTCAGGTGAAAATTTTCAGCGGCCAGAACGGTACCTTGCTCTCCAGCTTCGGTGCCTATCCCGGTTACAACGGCCAGTTTGCCATCGCCGCCGGGGATATAAACGGTAACGGGCTCTCGGAAATCGTGACGGCGGCAGCCGCCAACGGGCACATCAAGATCTTTAATGCTCAGGGCGGCGGAGCGACCACACCGGGGATTCCCAATAGCTTCCTGGAAAACAACGGAGTTTACCGCAATCTGAGCGTGGCGGTGGGCGATGTGAACTTCGACGGCCGACCCGACATCATTGTCGGCGAACAATATGGCGACGGGTTGATCAAAGTCTTCAGCGGCGCGAATGGCTCGCAAATACTCAACTTCAATGCCTATCCGGGAGGGGCTACCGGTGGTGTGAATGTGGCGGTGGGCGATGTGACGAGTTCCGGGGAATACTCAATTCGAACGATGCCCGCCGGTACGGGAAATCTGGCTTCGCTGGGGGCGTTCAGCGGGTTCGATGCCTCGACTCAAGCGGCCTTCACGCCTTTCTTGAACTACGCCGGTTCGGCTTCAATCGCCGGTTATCGGGTTAGCTAA
- a CDS encoding dienelactone hydrolase family protein → MNKWLLSFAVWAGLITTVQAEFVVRPVEYSDSGTALEGILVYDNTWTGKKPGVIVIHEQGANSSIARQKAGQIAKMGYLVFSLDLYGKGVTPKDHKDAANRLKVNGADRSALRARTLAGFQAFEKQANLNTKQIAAVGYGWGGTAALELARAGADVESVAVVHGDLSTPTPAEAKKGGPWVFAICGSEDPTIPLSMIGQFEDEMRKAGFEWDVFRIGGAAHDFTNPLAGKDPKSGTAYDADSDKRAHQLIKDFLAETFESNPVGTPLSKLPSAKPAPARAPQGVPDKVMTVLKHVDDKGEALPNYEGGRTFLNLEKHLPFTDKDGRKIKYREWDVNPLRQGVNRGVERLITGSDGSAYFTDDHYKTFKKIR, encoded by the coding sequence ATGAATAAATGGCTTCTCAGTTTTGCCGTTTGGGCTGGTCTGATAACGACCGTTCAAGCCGAGTTCGTTGTCCGACCCGTGGAATACTCCGACAGCGGAACCGCTCTCGAAGGGATACTGGTGTACGACAACACCTGGACCGGGAAAAAGCCAGGTGTCATCGTCATCCACGAACAGGGAGCCAATAGCTCTATCGCCCGTCAAAAGGCCGGGCAAATCGCCAAAATGGGCTATCTCGTTTTCAGCCTCGACCTGTATGGAAAAGGGGTGACACCGAAAGACCATAAAGATGCGGCCAATCGTCTGAAAGTCAACGGCGCCGATCGTAGTGCACTGCGGGCCCGAACACTGGCAGGTTTTCAAGCGTTCGAAAAACAGGCGAATTTGAACACCAAACAGATTGCCGCCGTCGGTTACGGTTGGGGTGGCACGGCCGCCCTAGAATTGGCTCGGGCCGGCGCTGATGTGGAAAGTGTTGCCGTAGTGCATGGCGACCTCTCGACTCCCACCCCCGCGGAGGCGAAAAAAGGTGGCCCTTGGGTATTTGCCATCTGCGGTTCGGAAGATCCGACCATTCCCCTTTCGATGATCGGCCAGTTTGAAGATGAAATGCGCAAAGCGGGCTTCGAGTGGGATGTTTTTCGGATCGGCGGTGCGGCCCACGATTTCACCAACCCGCTGGCGGGAAAAGATCCCAAATCGGGCACGGCGTACGATGCCGATTCGGATAAACGGGCCCACCAGTTAATCAAAGATTTCCTGGCGGAAACCTTCGAATCGAATCCGGTCGGCACCCCCTTATCGAAACTGCCTTCCGCCAAGCCGGCCCCGGCCAGAGCCCCCCAGGGCGTCCCCGATAAAGTGATGACGGTGCTAAAGCACGTCGACGATAAAGGCGAAGCGCTGCCGAACTACGAAGGCGGCCGGACCTTCTTAAACCTGGAAAAGCATCTACCGTTCACGGATAAAGATGGCCGGAAGATCAAGTATCGCGAATGGGATGTCAATCCCCTCCGACAGGGCGTTAATCGGGGAGTCGAACGATTGATCACCGGTTCGGATGGCTCCGCGTATTTCACCGACGATCATTACAAAACTTTCAAGAAAATCCGCTGA
- a CDS encoding HU family DNA-binding protein — protein sequence MTKKDIVKYIADQTNQPQLKIKEIVQLTFDSIVDTLVKHGRIELRNFGVFEVKRRKARRARNPRTGVPVTVEPKNVVTFQPGKEMEEKVKKLTKVTETKKKIKRPRATPVASRSSATMQSAAASS from the coding sequence GTGACCAAAAAAGACATCGTTAAGTACATTGCCGATCAGACGAATCAGCCTCAGTTGAAGATCAAAGAAATCGTTCAACTGACTTTCGATTCCATCGTGGACACGCTGGTCAAGCACGGGCGGATCGAGCTTCGAAATTTCGGTGTCTTCGAAGTCAAGCGCCGCAAGGCCCGCCGGGCCCGCAATCCCCGCACCGGGGTGCCGGTTACCGTCGAGCCGAAAAATGTGGTGACCTTCCAGCCTGGCAAAGAAATGGAAGAGAAGGTAAAGAAGCTTACCAAGGTAACGGAGACAAAGAAAAAAATTAAGCGACCTCGGGCGACCCCGGTTGCATCCCGCTCGAGCGCAACCATGCAATCCGCCGCCGCCAGTTCGTAA
- a CDS encoding FHA domain-containing protein, with product MASFFFGSRASTPTTERLPGVRIEVRHGKSSSSSSEMTREEFLIGAAAGCELRLPGTGLPPVVCILLRKPDGVKLRKVAQNTPVLLNGQPVSNSNLAVLNQGDTITIGRTDILLNIDQDVPAPQPILPPETPPAFTPPVEEAKQPEPVPPPAPPKPSKPALSAQEMLENEFRIRHQELQARERKLHDAQKELENDRILWYRRREEMEKEHQQSRAELEGDVHKRKELEDRYAVIEKKHVELADWRDKLANHQSDIERMRLELQQQRHELQEREKVLSEDWEERRKVLESEIDKRRQEIEEELTNRRTSLEAELAQRREQAEAEWRIWIEQKDTGYSQFRAQLEADFYEKYRKRGEELDRFQLSIREAAVQLREQRNMHDDQIRQFEPRWQELLKRESEIEDRIRGIESRYEEWKQSQAALDAEQKAWQERYLAKESEWQERWIAKENELTTWEFRLKEREAAIDRDAESVEELKAKFRTNLVRLGELQLELDAKDKDLAARAAEIDSHFEKYRADAGTFESQARELDDRREKILLEETVLYNRMRDLQDRESVLNTRIAQLETQQAMLANLRNQLEREREEFQKETARIADERLKQDSYLKEARDKLREAELLRESLADQTLSVSEGQKVFAERSEMMRQAMMQLRALQDQLADQDTGLRRREEELARRKDELAEEAALWKARTAQLNELQHKLDEDRASLRVRENELLSADEPRRILQEQLRRRSDELAQQQKELGDKAQQLEDQTKLLQEQADALESLRADAIAARQISESHFAELAKKDEQLRQQSELLRQAETTIEKQKNDLAEVRAILSQDRRLTAEQTDEAYKKLSLYHTDLTSHAAELRNSIPEFEQRIQGSLEKTNQVRDQLRGQLSELHSYARQSQEELQAIRDQLSSEVEKLRQQEANLNRARTEHRHSVASFKQQLLEWQSRFSGLRQTIAQNQTQSAQKQAFIEVTTIELAHKSEEIEKERKFIAEKRGDVERHLKDMREWYRQKLRELVDGSRASDPEELDDHSILPMLLEDQVMPIRVEELDAGDRKLGEMLRTYDLVDSETLNALWTVARNSNKQLRQVLLASNALTVYQMALIEAGNINGLVLGRFRVIDRLPGTSREAQYKVYDPQGLADSRRSGPQGPEGICLLRHLAESEMQDAIRPDEYRERYRVARDLAHPNIRATYEVLDIAGRPAVLQEWLTGLPGDEWPALAAAPGVWFRLISQAGLALYTASQVGLHHGRIQPESFCLTADGMLKVHGFGEPNWIYGSTAEATEQGDLLALGQVAMQWADLNKRRKKFPESLQRILRRLGADGNNRELYQSAAELLDDLDSAGGSVPISGDAWEKLRENVEEYQAKETIKQSA from the coding sequence ATGGCCAGCTTCTTTTTTGGATCGCGAGCTTCGACGCCGACCACCGAGCGGTTACCGGGGGTTCGCATCGAGGTGCGCCACGGCAAATCGTCCTCGTCTTCCTCGGAAATGACTCGCGAAGAATTTTTGATCGGCGCGGCCGCCGGTTGCGAGTTGCGCCTTCCAGGAACCGGACTTCCCCCGGTAGTCTGCATTCTGCTGCGTAAACCGGACGGTGTGAAACTTCGTAAAGTCGCCCAGAACACCCCAGTGCTTTTGAATGGTCAGCCAGTATCGAATTCGAATCTCGCCGTCCTGAACCAGGGCGACACGATCACCATCGGACGAACCGACATCCTGTTGAATATCGATCAGGATGTGCCGGCCCCGCAACCGATACTGCCGCCGGAGACTCCTCCCGCCTTTACTCCGCCTGTGGAGGAAGCGAAACAGCCCGAACCTGTCCCACCGCCGGCGCCTCCGAAACCCTCGAAACCGGCTCTCAGCGCTCAAGAGATGCTCGAGAATGAATTCCGCATTCGGCATCAGGAACTGCAGGCCCGCGAACGCAAACTGCACGATGCTCAGAAGGAGCTGGAGAACGACCGCATCCTCTGGTACCGCCGTCGCGAGGAGATGGAGAAAGAACATCAGCAGTCGCGTGCGGAATTAGAGGGGGATGTTCACAAGCGCAAAGAACTCGAAGATCGCTACGCCGTTATTGAGAAAAAGCATGTCGAACTGGCCGATTGGCGGGATAAACTCGCCAATCATCAGTCCGATATCGAACGGATGCGACTGGAACTCCAGCAGCAACGCCACGAACTGCAGGAACGCGAAAAGGTTCTTTCCGAAGACTGGGAAGAACGGCGGAAAGTTCTCGAATCGGAAATCGACAAACGACGGCAGGAAATTGAAGAAGAACTGACGAATCGTCGGACCTCTCTAGAAGCCGAGTTAGCCCAGCGTCGCGAACAGGCCGAAGCGGAATGGCGTATCTGGATCGAACAGAAGGATACCGGCTATTCGCAGTTTCGAGCGCAGCTCGAAGCCGATTTCTACGAAAAGTACCGCAAACGGGGCGAAGAACTCGATCGGTTCCAGCTCAGCATTCGGGAAGCGGCGGTGCAGCTGCGCGAACAGCGCAACATGCACGACGATCAGATCCGGCAATTCGAGCCGCGCTGGCAGGAACTGCTGAAACGGGAATCCGAAATCGAAGACCGGATACGGGGAATCGAAAGCCGCTACGAGGAGTGGAAGCAGTCCCAGGCGGCGCTGGATGCCGAGCAGAAAGCCTGGCAGGAACGTTACCTCGCCAAGGAAAGCGAGTGGCAGGAACGCTGGATCGCTAAAGAAAATGAATTGACGACCTGGGAATTCCGTCTGAAAGAACGCGAAGCGGCGATCGACCGGGATGCCGAGAGCGTCGAGGAACTCAAAGCGAAATTCCGCACCAATCTGGTGCGGTTGGGCGAACTGCAGCTGGAACTCGATGCGAAAGACAAAGATTTGGCGGCCCGCGCTGCCGAAATCGATTCGCACTTTGAAAAATATCGCGCCGATGCCGGAACCTTCGAAAGCCAGGCCCGGGAACTGGACGACCGACGGGAAAAAATCCTGCTCGAAGAGACCGTGCTGTACAATCGCATGCGCGACCTTCAGGACCGCGAATCGGTTCTCAATACTCGCATCGCCCAGTTGGAAACTCAGCAGGCGATGCTCGCTAATCTTCGCAATCAGCTCGAACGCGAGCGCGAAGAGTTCCAGAAGGAAACCGCTCGTATTGCCGACGAACGCCTGAAGCAGGACTCTTATCTGAAGGAAGCCCGCGACAAACTCCGCGAAGCCGAACTGTTGCGCGAATCGCTGGCGGATCAGACTCTTTCGGTCAGCGAAGGTCAGAAGGTCTTCGCGGAACGCTCCGAAATGATGCGGCAGGCGATGATGCAGCTTCGCGCTTTGCAGGATCAGCTGGCCGATCAGGATACCGGGCTACGGCGCCGGGAAGAGGAGTTGGCCCGCCGGAAAGATGAGCTGGCCGAGGAAGCCGCCCTCTGGAAGGCTCGCACGGCACAATTGAACGAACTTCAACACAAGCTCGACGAGGATCGCGCTTCGCTTCGGGTCCGCGAAAACGAATTGTTATCGGCCGATGAACCCCGGCGAATACTGCAGGAACAGCTGCGCCGTCGATCCGATGAATTGGCTCAGCAGCAAAAGGAACTGGGCGACAAGGCGCAGCAACTCGAAGATCAGACCAAACTGCTTCAGGAACAGGCCGACGCTTTGGAATCGCTGCGGGCCGATGCCATCGCCGCCCGCCAGATCTCGGAAAGCCACTTCGCCGAACTGGCCAAAAAGGACGAACAGCTCCGTCAACAGAGCGAGTTGCTTCGTCAGGCCGAGACGACCATCGAGAAACAGAAGAACGATCTTGCCGAAGTTCGCGCCATCCTGTCTCAGGATCGCCGTTTGACGGCCGAGCAGACCGACGAAGCTTACAAAAAGCTGAGTCTCTATCACACCGATTTGACCAGTCACGCCGCCGAATTGCGGAACTCGATTCCCGAATTCGAACAGCGCATTCAAGGTTCGCTGGAAAAAACCAACCAGGTTCGCGATCAGTTGCGCGGTCAGCTTTCCGAATTGCATTCCTACGCCCGACAGAGCCAGGAAGAACTGCAGGCGATTCGCGATCAACTTTCGAGTGAAGTCGAGAAACTCCGCCAGCAGGAAGCCAACCTGAACCGGGCTCGTACCGAACATCGGCACTCGGTCGCCTCCTTCAAACAACAATTGCTCGAATGGCAGAGCCGCTTCTCTGGTTTGCGGCAGACGATCGCACAGAATCAGACGCAAAGCGCGCAAAAGCAGGCGTTCATCGAAGTCACTACGATCGAACTGGCTCACAAGAGCGAAGAGATCGAAAAGGAACGAAAGTTTATCGCCGAGAAACGGGGCGATGTCGAACGCCATTTGAAAGATATGCGCGAATGGTACCGCCAGAAGCTGCGGGAACTGGTCGACGGGAGTCGCGCCTCAGATCCGGAAGAACTCGACGATCATTCGATCCTGCCGATGTTGCTGGAAGATCAGGTAATGCCGATTCGAGTGGAAGAACTCGATGCGGGCGATCGTAAGCTCGGCGAAATGCTCCGCACCTACGATCTGGTCGATTCGGAAACGCTGAACGCACTGTGGACGGTGGCGAGGAATTCCAACAAGCAGTTGCGGCAGGTTCTTCTCGCCAGCAACGCCCTCACCGTCTATCAGATGGCTCTGATCGAAGCGGGAAATATCAACGGCCTGGTACTGGGTCGCTTCCGCGTCATCGACCGGTTGCCGGGCACATCCCGCGAGGCCCAGTACAAGGTCTACGATCCGCAGGGGCTGGCCGATTCCCGACGCTCGGGGCCGCAAGGTCCGGAAGGCATTTGTCTGCTTCGACATTTGGCCGAGAGCGAAATGCAGGATGCCATCCGCCCCGATGAGTATCGGGAACGGTACCGGGTGGCCCGCGATCTGGCCCATCCGAACATCCGCGCCACCTATGAGGTGCTGGATATCGCCGGGCGACCGGCCGTGCTTCAAGAGTGGCTGACGGGATTGCCGGGAGACGAATGGCCGGCCCTGGCCGCGGCACCGGGTGTCTGGTTCCGCTTGATTTCCCAGGCGGGGCTCGCCTTATATACCGCTTCTCAGGTCGGTTTGCATCATGGCCGGATTCAGCCCGAATCTTTCTGTCTGACAGCCGATGGCATGCTGAAAGTGCACGGCTTCGGCGAACCGAACTGGATCTACGGCTCGACAGCGGAGGCCACCGAACAGGGCGATCTGCTCGCTCTGGGTCAGGTGGCGATGCAGTGGGCCGATCTCAACAAACGGCGTAAGAAATTCCCCGAATCACTTCAACGAATTCTGCGCCGTCTCGGGGCCGACGGGAATAACCGTGAACTTTACCAGAGTGCCGCGGAGTTGCTCGACGATCTGGATAGTGCCGGCGGAAGCGTACCCATCAGCGGCGATGCCTGGGAGAAGTTGCGCGAAAACGTCGAAGAGTATCAGGCCAAGGAAACGATCAAGCAATCGGCCTAG
- a CDS encoding SDR family NAD(P)-dependent oxidoreductase, producing the protein MKLKDKAILVTGSSQGIGLAVGLAMLREGAQVVFHSEKPMSKCGEVIKAIGTPNAFYVQADLSKEGEARRLVQVASERYGPLDALVNNVGTFREPELLAVAKKDFEAIFSLNVWSALEATQEYVRINQKAGRGGRILFSSSLNGTRSEPGHTLYDASKGALNALTRQLALELAQLGFTTAAVAPGLIETPLTDFGMKSDPAVREAIRKQIPIQRIGTIEDVAEWYVFLASDAAKYATGQVVAVDGGLDAQQMAFRPIAHSER; encoded by the coding sequence ATGAAACTCAAAGACAAAGCGATTCTGGTGACCGGCAGCAGTCAGGGCATTGGCCTGGCCGTGGGACTGGCCATGCTGCGGGAAGGCGCCCAAGTGGTCTTCCACTCCGAAAAGCCGATGTCTAAATGCGGCGAAGTCATCAAAGCCATTGGAACGCCGAACGCTTTTTATGTTCAGGCTGATCTGTCCAAAGAAGGGGAGGCCCGGCGACTGGTTCAGGTCGCGAGCGAGCGTTATGGTCCGCTGGACGCCCTGGTGAACAACGTCGGCACTTTTCGCGAACCGGAATTGCTGGCGGTCGCGAAGAAAGATTTCGAAGCGATTTTCAGTTTGAATGTCTGGTCGGCTTTGGAAGCCACTCAGGAATATGTACGCATCAATCAGAAAGCGGGTCGGGGCGGACGGATTCTGTTCAGCAGTTCTCTAAATGGGACACGATCAGAGCCGGGACACACGCTCTATGATGCCAGCAAGGGTGCTCTGAATGCTCTGACCCGGCAATTAGCTTTGGAACTGGCGCAGCTGGGGTTTACAACTGCCGCGGTGGCGCCGGGGCTGATTGAAACTCCCTTGACGGATTTTGGCATGAAATCCGATCCGGCGGTTCGCGAAGCGATACGCAAACAGATCCCCATCCAGCGCATCGGTACCATCGAAGATGTGGCCGAGTGGTATGTATTTCTGGCGTCGGACGCGGCGAAATATGCGACAGGTCAAGTCGTCGCGGTCGACGGCGGACTCGACGCGCAGCAGATGGCGTTCCGTCCCATAGCCCACTCAGAGAGATGA
- a CDS encoding M16 family metallopeptidase, with protein sequence MNFHQHVLPNGLQIIGETNPSALSAAVAFWVRTGGRDETPDVLGVSHFLEHMVFKGTQRRNPFQVNRDFSLIGADNNAFTSEENTVFHAAVLPEYLPQLVDVLADIMRPSLREEDFNTEKKVILDEIVRYSVQPQSAAYDRAREFYFRDHPLGNQVLGTTESITALTRDQMQKYFDSRYTAGNIHAIAVGNYDWEAFTKLIEKACGNWPAGQVVRQHRHEVAGPGGQKVVTVPAEKSAQEYVIMMAPGPAADHPLRYASAVLSTIVGDYTGSRLYWALVDPGLADNAGMGSDEYDRAGCQFVSYSCDPENAAECLEIAREVLAEVQKNGITEEELQQAKTKIASREVRAGERTSRRMFTIAKDWAYLNQYRTVDDELRELNLVTRKSISEALERYPIDQMTTTAYGPLEKL encoded by the coding sequence ATGAATTTCCATCAGCACGTTCTGCCCAATGGTTTGCAAATAATCGGCGAAACGAACCCCTCGGCCCTTTCGGCGGCCGTGGCCTTCTGGGTTCGAACGGGAGGACGGGACGAAACTCCCGATGTCCTCGGCGTTTCGCACTTTCTCGAACATATGGTGTTCAAGGGAACGCAACGTCGCAACCCATTTCAGGTGAATCGAGATTTCTCGTTGATCGGGGCCGATAATAACGCTTTCACCAGCGAAGAAAACACGGTTTTCCACGCCGCCGTATTACCCGAATATCTCCCTCAGCTGGTGGACGTTCTGGCCGATATCATGCGGCCCAGTCTCCGCGAGGAAGACTTCAATACGGAAAAAAAAGTCATTCTGGATGAGATCGTCCGCTACTCGGTGCAACCGCAATCGGCGGCGTACGACCGGGCCCGAGAATTTTACTTTCGGGATCATCCGCTGGGAAATCAGGTGCTGGGCACGACCGAAAGCATCACGGCCCTGACCCGCGATCAGATGCAGAAGTACTTTGACTCCCGCTACACTGCCGGGAATATTCATGCCATCGCCGTCGGCAACTACGACTGGGAGGCCTTCACGAAATTGATTGAGAAGGCCTGTGGGAACTGGCCCGCCGGTCAGGTAGTCCGTCAGCACCGCCACGAAGTCGCCGGCCCCGGCGGTCAAAAGGTCGTGACCGTCCCCGCCGAAAAATCGGCCCAGGAATATGTAATTATGATGGCCCCGGGCCCGGCGGCCGATCACCCGCTGCGCTACGCCTCGGCCGTGCTGTCCACGATCGTCGGCGATTACACCGGTAGCCGGCTCTATTGGGCGCTCGTCGATCCCGGTCTGGCCGACAATGCGGGCATGGGTTCGGACGAATACGACCGGGCTGGTTGCCAGTTCGTCAGCTATTCCTGCGATCCCGAAAACGCGGCCGAATGTCTGGAAATCGCCCGGGAAGTGCTGGCGGAAGTTCAAAAAAACGGAATCACCGAGGAAGAGCTGCAACAGGCCAAAACGAAGATCGCTTCGCGAGAAGTGCGGGCTGGGGAGCGCACTTCCCGGCGGATGTTCACTATCGCCAAGGACTGGGCCTATTTGAATCAATACCGCACGGTGGATGACGAATTGCGCGAACTCAATCTGGTGACCAGAAAGTCAATCTCGGAAGCTCTCGAACGCTATCCGATCGATCAAATGACCACCACCGCATATGGCCCCTTGGAAAAACTCTAA